The stretch of DNA TTGCAACAATTTTGGTTGTGCTGTGGTCTCCAGCCATTGTTTTCATTATTGCAACTGTAGGTTTAGCTGGAGtgctggatttttaaaaaaaaaactttcttttgtTTATCCAGGGTGTTGTGGAGGTCGACAAGGAAAATACTCTTGATCAGAAAGCATCATCCCAAAAAAGAGGGGCACTCAGTGTACAGCAGGAAGCAGAGGAGCCAGCAAAGAGAACCCGTGTGTAGTTTCCACCTCACTCATTAGAGCCAAAGATCTCTCTTTGTGCACCACCTGATACAACTGACACCTTTTTAGAACTGTGATTTTAATGTTTCACTTAGTTCTAATActgtcttctctctttttttttttttaaatgtatattaGTGGATAAAAGTGTGCATGcctgtatgtataatgtatgtGCTTATGTTGTGATATCAAAGTTAAATTTTATTAAAGTGTTACAGAGAGTGCCTGGACTTCTTGTGCAGTCTGGTTGTGTGTGTTCAGAATTGGAGCATAAGCAGAGTACTGAGCATATATAGTATGAAGATGAtaattttattcaaaaatatgCTTGACCAGTTGTATACAAAGTATGTACATCCTAAATAGTACATTTGTTTTTACAAGCTAAGGATTTATTTcttaatatataaaattatatatttgcTGTTTATAAAAAGGGAGACAAACATCATAAGGCTGTAGTGAGTCAATACCATGCTAGTTCAGAGGTAGTTATATTGTATGTACATAATGCTAGCCTACTCTAAAGTCTGTATGAAAGATCGCTACATCCCGTTCAGTCTATATGACTGCTTGCCTCCTGTTGGATAGAGTTGCTTTTTTGAGATCAAACCATGTAAACCATATGAAAATATATGTGCAGCCCATTTCCTGTTGCATTTTGCTGCCATATAAAGAGTAGCGTAGCTTTGTATTATACAGTTGCATAGTACAATATGTGACAATGGAATCCGTGGAAGAAAAATGTTAGCTTACACTGGCtgtcctggtgtgtgtgtgtgtgtgtgtgatgagttccttttttttaaacagacctTAGCAATAGGATAGAATttgtattacaaaaaaaaacaaaacagtgccaCCTATAATAGAACCAAACAATCTGCATCTTCTAAGTTGGATTTCTCACGatcacatttcaatataaaCATTTACGGTTAAAGATCTACTGGCGCTACCTACAGGCTAAATCGCTGATCTGTCCAATGCTTACATTTTCCATGTGGATTCGAGTTATCTCTGTCTGAGGCAGTCCACTGAAATTGTCCTTTATATCAACCGTAATGCCATTTCCTTGAATAGTCGTTTCTGTGAAAGGACCTTTTAGTCCCGCTCTCTGCTGTCAGAGgctctttgttttctcatcaGTTTCTCTGTAGTCCTCAACAGTTTCAGTGTTCACTTGTTCTGAAGAGCTTGAAGACCGTGAACCCAGAGGCGGTCTTTCTGCAGTACGAAGATGGTCCTTGAATGTTCATATAATGTCCTAGCTTTTCAGATAGCTAGCTTGGAGGCTCATGGGTAAGACATTGAGAGTGAGAGACATGGCAGTGTGATACAGAGGGCAGAGTGTTGTGAATCACATCTTGATCCAAATGTTCCAGAAATCACCTCTCGCTCAGGCGCTCTCATTCTGTCACTCTTTCTCTATCTCTGGCAGTGGGAGGGGGTATTTGGCAAGGGATGAGAGGAACAGAGgaagtggaggagcagtgggAAAATCTGATTGGATCTTGTCGGGGTTGGAGAGAAGATCCTCCACCATACATGGCATCAGTGAGTGACACCTGTGTTGATGAATCAGAGCAGGAGCTCTTTTCTGTGTCCACAGAAACCAACGAGTCCAAGGTGCGGTCCCGACGTAACTGTGTACGTGCTTTGGGGCGAGGCCAGAAGTACAACTGAGAGTGGTCTCGTGTgaaaagaaggaagaggagagggttGAGGCAAGCAGGCAAGGGCTGGAGAAGCAGAAGGACTGATTTTAGCACTTCCTCCCCCAGAGAAAGGAGACCAAGAAGGGAACAAAGGGAGAGGAAAGCTACTGGTACATAGAGAAGGCCATTGGTGAATATTAGCCAGGCAACATGTTTGATCATAGCACAGTCCCACAAGCCCTCACACTCTCCTCTGAGTAACTCCCAGTAGAGGCGGATGTGTGAACCTGTGACTATAAGCAAGCACAGGGTGTTCATCATAATGAGGGCCAAGGGAAAGCCCAGGGAGGATGGCAGTCGAGAAGATGGTGGTGGCAGGGGCGAGGGAAGGCAAAAAGGCGAAGACCCATACTCCCCGACTCCTGCCAATGGGAGAGAAGCAAGCGTGAGGGAGAGAGCGAGGCAGAACAGTGCACAGGTGCGTACGCTCCCAAGGGATGGAGATTTCCCATAGGCACGCGCACACGTCACACTCACACCACATTGCACTGCTGCAAGAGTTAACAGCAATACACTGGCCTCAGATGCAAACACCCAGACCCATCCTGTTGCTTGACAACCAGGACCCCCTTCCCAGCGGGCTCCGTGGTGACCAAATTCTCCCAGTGTAAGAGCATCCACGAGGGCCAGGGTGCATGTACACACACCCGTCAGTAGATTTGAAGCACCCATGCAAGCCACGGTGAAGCGAAGTGGCGACAGGTAACCAGATGAGccaaagagagacagaagcagGATGGAGTTCCCCAGCAGAGATCCCAGGGAGATGCACCATAGGCCAACACGAACTAGCCAGGTGCCCAACAGAGAGTCACAGGGACGGAAAGGACCTGCAACATTACAAACAGCAACTCATTAGCTAAAAATGTTGAACTTAGGGCTTACTTTTTCATGctctataataaaaataatttgtattACCAGGTGTCGGTGTGCACTGCACGCTGGTCTGTAGTTTGGATTCCTCTATTTCCAGCTGGAACTCCTCCAAATCTGGGTCatctgaaagaaaacatttttagggACAAAATTCAGAGGTGCAGTACAACCTTTTGGGGGAAACACATATGAGGTCTATTTATCATTTGTTAGGTATATTGACAGCTTCTCCTGAATGTGTTTGTACACAGTTTTAGCCAGGTTATGTGTGGACTAGCTATAGGAGGTTGTAATGGTAATGGTGGAATGAGTATATAACATTCAGTCTAGaacagtgattcccaaagtcaagagtgctgcggcccacttaaaaaccagaaaatcccattaCTGCGCCCCACCTGCAGTACTTTCGtggcccaccagggggcagcgGCCCaaactttgggaaccactgaagATTATTGGCTCTtgcataaaatgtaattatctTGGTATGTTTCTCTAGCAATTAAAAGTAACTAAATTTTAATCGGTGAAATCGTGTAATCAtctcttgtttttgttattttgtgagcacaattttcagttttaattgtgtAGGTTTAATGGTTTTAATTTCACGTTCACTTttggtttatttgtgtttatatcTTACACTGGCCACAAGAATGCATGGAGGGGTCAGCATATAGTGGTATATTTGTAACTGTGGTTTCAGTGAGGATCTGACGTGTCCTTAAGGACTGAGCACAGACATTTGGTTGTCAGAATTCTATCTAATATTTTAGTCTTTTACCATACTGTGCAAATGCTAACAGATACTGTAAGTGTGTTGTCTTACAGTGAGTGTCAGCATGGATGGGGTACATGGCTACAGTCCTCTTGTGCAGGTCTTCATTAGTGCTGCTCTGCTCTGAGTCCCATTGACTGGCTGGCTTGTAGCTGTCACAGGAGCCATACACACAGCACTGGTAGGCATAAGGCATCTCTATCACCCTGTACCAAGCAGATGAGAGTGGTATTGGAAATaaaccagaagaaaaacaagagcATAAGAAAATAGCAACAAAACTATAAGTTGAGCATTATCTACATGGCTCTTAGGTATAATTTTGAACTGTTTTGAAGGAACTTcaagtgcttttgtttttgttgctgttgggCCCTCTTTCAACTCTCTCTTAAAATAGTTGTCTGTATTTATTTGCCTTTTGATTGCTGTGTAATCAATAAGACTGTTCATACTGGTACTAAAGACTGTAACTTTGTACAGTATCTTTTGAACCACATTTAATAGTGATTGTGAATTTGCCTCATACTGGAAGAAACACATAGTCCTTACAAACAGGCGGGGTGGTTACATTGGGCAAAAAGCTTCAGTGTATGAAATCATAATAATTCAATTATAATAACACTTCATCTTTAGTGAAAATGTAGAGGAAGCATTTATTTTGTTGATGTTTGGATCAGCTGACTTTGGTGTGGGTGGGTGCATGCAGCCATTTACTTGACCTATAGTGCTTTTGAAATGTTTCTCTGCCAGGACGATGTTCAACAGTGATACTAACACAGCGCTGTGATCTCCTGCCATATCCAGTGTCTTTGAAATGTACTCTTCATTTTTACTTCATCGCACCTTTGCAGGTCTTAATGGATCTTTGCAACAAGACTGAACTTGCTGCTAACAAATGCTTCATCGTTGTTTGAGTTCAGCTCAGGAATGGCTTGCAGGGATACACTGTAATTAGTCAATTGTCAGACCTGGCAGCTTTTGGCAAATTGACCATATTAATAGAAAATTGCAAGAGAAAGGATAATTTAAGGGTTGGGAAGGGATGCGTTTTCCTTACAGCCACAGGATACACACCTGGGATGCtatcaccctttttttttttttttgataaagcaaaatacaaaagTACACACTGAGTAATTAAGAAAGTGCTGAATGATTCTGAATGGTGTATTTACCTCATATGGGGAAAACTATCAGGACTGAAGGCCTCATATAATTCTGTGTTCCCCCTCAGCTTGAGATGGGTCAGACCGCCCAAACCTACAACAGGTATTGAGCTGAGATGGTTCTCAGTCAGGTCCctaagagaaaaacagaaggacATTGAAATGAGAAATGTGGGTTTCAAATCTAAGCCAAGCTGAtgtttgtgaaatgtgtttttatttcagataTTGCTGAGGGATGTCCGTGATCAAATGGCCTTGTCTCTTAGATATTTTAAACTGTGTAGACAAGATTCTCAATCAGATTGACTCCAGCTAATACTATCTGTCAGATGCAAATTTCAACCAGTCTTCACACAATGAAGTCATTTTATATTGGCATGATTTGAGCTGAGGCTGCTTGCCATACacagagctctttttttttttttccaaacaataAATGGATTTTAATGTTCTCTGCAGACTCTGCCAAAAGGCCACAGGTTTTCAGTGGCACACACAGCCAAGTATGGAGTGTTTGTGTAAGCGCAAGGCTCTGATATACTGCCTAGCTTTAATTAAGATACACAAAGTCTTCATGCCATTCTGAGAAAAGGGGCAACAGTGCTGAAGAACCAGATGAAAGGCAGAGGAGACTTAGCGAGTTTACTCACAGTTTAATCAAAGAGTGAAGTGAGGCAAAGGCATCTGGGTGGATCCTCTCAATCATATTCCAGCTCAGatcactgacagaaaaaaatgaggtgAAAGTGACTGGAAGGAGTGACTGGAATAATACACAGAACTTTGTACATTTTTCAGTGCTGTTtatcaccactagatgtcagtaatAGGTCACAATTCTACAGTGGTTTAATGCTTGGACCAATTATTCCCATTTTTTTGGCTTCAGAGTCCTTGTGTCATGTTGTGAAACTTCAGTATAATATGGAtgattttatttctatatattGTTTCAGTTAAACATGATTAAAGCAAAAAAGTTCAAACTATGAgttattttacaataaaaagaaagcttGGTACAGAAAATTTTGTAtagcagatgttttttttttttgtttttttttttccagtctccaACTATCCAGTTATTAATAATGTATACAGAtaggtgacaaattaaaagaagaccctaaaacattttgatggGATGGTTTGCATAAAAGTCCTAGAAGCAAGTCTTGCATCTTGGTAGCTATCTTGAAATGCCTGGGGGCAATTATTTATTgtctaaattaactttaatttcagtggtgggacacacacacacacacacacaaaaaaaatctgcatataAATAATCTTTAGActaatctgataaaataaatctttaaaaaaaagacattttgctGACTTTCAGTTGGGAATTCAACCAAGTCTCTCCAATTAGGTGGCTCAGTTTAGGTCCACATGTTTTGGGAATGGGCACATTAACACAAAGTTGTCCTGCAAGATCTATGCTGAAATAATTCTGTCCTGAAGGTTATAGTCTCTACCAATGCCCATAGCCCTTGGAGACAAGAGGTCATTGAATGATTTGTGCAGTATGAAAATGATACGTATCACGTTCAtggtcaccagatctcaaaaaaaggaaagattttGGACTGATAGTGCTCCTGAACACCATCATCAACAACACCTAATAAGGGAATATGTTTTGTTGcatatgggttttttttttttctttctttgatttgTCACCATTCTGCATAGCTATTGATTCACTGGTGGGATCTTTACCTCAGGGATGGGAACCACTGATAAAGATGGTGAATTTCAAAAAATATTATGTGCAACATGTGGAAGAAAACAAATAGAACAAATGTTGACTCACAGAGCTCTTAGAGAGGTGAGCTGCTGGAAGGTGCTTGACTCAATCCTTCTGATTTGATTATGCTGCAATCCTCTGTTAAGAAAATTATATAGGATTACTTATAAACAAAGGCCAGTGTGCAATATAGTAAGCATGACTGTCTTGGGAGTTGAAGAACTCACATCTCTTGCAGTGCAGAGCAGTGGTAAAAGCTGGGCAGATCCTCTATCTGGTTGTAAGAAAGCTCCCTGCAAcagtacacaaacacagtacacaGTGACCAGCTGCGGATTTATAGTGTGGGAAATTATGGTCGGCTCTGCGAGGAAGGCAATACAGCAGGACAATAATTTTTTGCATTGATTGGAAAAGAGATTGTGTGAGTTCTTGCTTGGAGGGCACAGTTCTCCACAGTTGGGTTGTGTCTATCAGATTTTGTACTTCTAACTCTTCCCATTGGTGTGTATCTACTCACAGCACTCTGAGGCGAGGCAGCTGCTCACATAGATCCAGAGGGAGAGCTGAGAGACCAGCTCGAGTCAGTGTCctatagaagaagaagaacaaaaaaaaaaaaagatgatccTCTGATCATTGTTGAAGTGAAAGCAAGCGAAAGGATCCTCTAGTCCAGTGAGTCTAACTTGGTGAGACAGGCAGCTGTGTAGGTTCGCCAAACCTGTCACTGGCTGGCATAACTCGCCTACTCCTCCCTGTCCTTTTGTGAGTCTCCTGTTCAGTCCCTGCCTTTCCTAGAATCCTAAACACAAGCATTTTTGCTATTCTTCCTTCAGTTTCTTTCCTGCCCAGTCTAATCTTTCTTGGCTCTTTGCCTCTCTTGGAGTCAGTGGATTGTAATTCTGTCCTGAACAtcatctttttacatttttttactgtatgGGGTAAAGTGAAattatattgtgtgtgtttatggtgGTAGTGGTGAGCGTTTGTGcgtgtggggtggggtggggggggtttaAAAGGGTACACTCACAAAATTTCCAGGCTGGTGGTTCCTTTCAGATCGGGAAACTCCTGAATCTGGGTTGCCCCATTAAGAGAGCTGCAGTCAAATAAGGAAAAAAGTGTCAGACAACCGTCTTTTCCTTTATTTCTctcactccctcctctctcattttcactcgcacacacacacacacacacacacacgtgtgtgtgtgtacacagagCTTGTCTAACAGCTCATTTCATCCATCAAACTTTTCCTCCAACATCAACAGAGGCTGTTTTGGCTGTCTCACTAGACATCATAAGTCACACTATTCAACATGTTCTTACAACACACTCTCTCTTACCACATcagcacacagcacagcaatACGCTAACACAACATCATTCAGTAGGCCATTACACATGTCCACTCAACTCACTGCAAAGGACAGAAGATGATTTAAACAGTGTTTGGGCTAACTCACTGGAATGGTTTCTACTGACCGCATACTCACAGTGTGTGCAACTTAGGTAAGAACTGGAAAGCGGATTTTCCCACAAACTGGATGGGGTTTTCATAGAAATGACTGCAACAAAAagagagtggggaaaaaaatcatttggaGCCCCATTGAATAATTTGTATCTGTAAATGACTCGTGCTGTGCATGATGTTGACATGAAATTTCAGTTATGTGTTTATATAATATATGCACATAGTAGCATTAAGGATAAGCATTAAAGCTCACATGGTTTGGAGCTGAGGGTTTCCCACAAAGGCCCTCTCAGGGATGGCTTTGATATTGTTGTTATGGAAGCCCCtgcaaatgtaaaaacacaatGTTAGTCAAGCTCCATGTAAATATGTttctgattttgtgtgtgtgtgtgtgtgtgtgtgtgtgtgtgtgtgtgtgtgtgtgtgtgtgtgtgtgtgtgtgtgtgtgtgtgtgtgtgtgtgtgtgtgtgtgtgtgtttggaggagGGACAAAGTGCGTTTGCGATTGAGAAGCAAGTCATATGTCCTCATCTTGCACCTGCCGTTGCACAGCTGAAAAGCATTTTTTGGATACATGAGATgtaaacacgcacacatacgCTGTATCTGTGACACATAGGCCCGCTGCAGAACATCTGCTGAAGCAGAGGGAAAAcatggcttgtgtgtgtgcttgtgtgtctatgtgtacGTGAAGGCAAGCGGCTGCGTGGGTGTGTAGCCAGCACCTGCTTAGGGCGAGAGAGATTGTATCCGAGTGCCACATTAAAATCACTTAACGGGATTACTCGGGATAACGCAACCATGATAGTCATGTCGGgcaggtgtgtttttgtgtgtgtgtgtgtgtgtgtgtgtgtgtgtgtgtgtgtgtgtgtgtgtactcacaGTTCCTGAAGTTTGCTCAGTGTCCTGATAGCCACAGGAAACTCCTGCAGATCATTGTAGTTTAAATCCCTGTGAGAGAACCAGTAAGATAAACAGTCATTATAAAACAGCATGTTAAAACATGTATGTAGTCCAAGTCATGATGGAGGGTTTATACCCCTGCAATGGAAATCATCCATGCTGTGTGCAGTtttgtatgtttatgtgtgtgagaaagtTTGTCTGACTGTATATGTTTGTAGGTGGCTGATAAAAGATTTTGGGGCCAATgccctgaaccatctcttagttatACAGTTATGCAGTAGGCTAAggctgatggtgtgtgtgtgtgtgtgtgtgtgtgtgtgtgtgtgtgtgtgtgtgtgtgtgtgtgtgtgtgtgtgtgtgtgtgtgtgtgtgtgtgtgtgtgtgtgtgtgtgtgtgtttgtgtgtgtctgtgtgcgtgtgcgtgtctTCTTCactcctcttttcactctctgtgtgtttacacaCCCTACCACAGATTgccttttcctgtctctctttttaGGCTCtgttctctttcccctcacccccagccggTTGCAGTGGATGGctgccctccctgagcctggttgtgTTGGAgttgttaaaagggaatttttccttcccactgtcaccaagtgcttgctcatagggcgTCGCCTATTGTTGgcattttctttctaatattgttgtagggtctttatcttacgaTATAAAGCAaattgaggcaactgttgttgtgaattagcTTAAATTCAGTTGAATTGTCTTGAATGCCGTTACCTCTTTCTtagggagtaaaaaaaaagttcaatataTCAGCAAGTTTTCCTTTTCCTCATGTAGACATATACTgtacaaaaggggaaaaaatgtgaccATTGTTTATCTCACAAACTAGTTTGAAGAACGTAGCTTGATTCTGCATCACCTTCTGCTCAGCTCTGATGATACTCCGCAACAAGTGCCCGAGACAGTGCTGAAACCGATGTCTGCAGTGGATTCGGAGTGAACTAGTGGCCTAAATATGTGAATATAGATTTGGGTGTGAGCCTTGACCTTGATTATTCAGGCTATAAGATAAACAATGTTATGCTTGACACAATTCCTTGACAGGTGGCAGAAAAGAGGTTTTACTGTATTCCTTTTCTTTAAACAAGTATGTGCAGTAGACATCTTTATGCGAATGGGAAAATGCAGTGTGCATGTGACTGCATGTATACGAGTATGTATTTTGCTGTATTACAATGTATGCCAGGGCATGTGTGCACTTAAGAGTCTCCTTTGAAGATTTCCAGCCATCAAGATCAAAGGAAATCCTAAAGTCCTATTCAActggatttgtttttaattctattCAAGTAGCCAAATACCTTTGATGAAGTACTTTGAaagatatatgtatgtattttcaGCGAATGTTGTGAAATGTTTGTCTGTCGGTGTCTGTTCTGTCTTGTTTGCATATGCTGTTGCATTTTCCAGCAGGCCTCTGGATGGCTCCTCGTAGTAATGATTTTATAATACACACTAGGGGTTGGGGAGGGTGGCGGTGATACAGATGGTCTCTCGTATTTCTCATAAGCAAAGCCGCTGTGAGAGATTAACCCCTCATACCAGTGCAATCCCCACGTCAATGACACCTGTCATCTTCTCCCGCTGAATCATCTATCTCTCCCACCACTGACAGTCCAAACACTTTAACACGCACTATTCTTGTCCAGAGAGCTCCATCCCTCTTTTTCACATTCTCTAGTTTCCCTTCATCCCCTTAACCATTGCTCCTCTACCTTACGCCGTGTTTCCTCACATTTCCCAGCACTGATAATGGCTTTCTAGTAGAGTGTAAAGCTGTATTACTGCACAGACAGAAGTACTTGCTTATCtgcacatacatgcatgtgcCCAGACACTCATAAAAAAGAAAGgcgtaatttttttttttttttttacacttcagcaggttgttAAGCAACATGCCAGACAAAGTGTTTTCCTGAGACCACCATGAATTTTGCAGGAGACATTATTTCTTTCCTTTCCCCACCTCTTTCATAAAGCTGTGTCAGTTTTCTGCGGTTTCCATATTGGTGTGTGGTGGGTGAGGATGTAGTTATTGAGGTTACAGCACGTACTCGCAAAAACTCTCCCGTAGCCACACTGTGCTTTACTTGACCTTAGCACTGGCTAGCAACTACTTATTCAACACACTGCTGATGATGCTTTAAAGTAATCAAAGAGGAGCTTTTCATCTTCACATTCCTGTCATTCATTTGTTGCTCGTGGTTTTGAGAAACGTTCAAGCACTTCATGAAATTACCAGAACATTAATCATTATGACTTTACAATTTAGCACTACACTTCATTATTCTTTGGCACTCTTGGTTTCATATGAtttgtaaaaacacattattttcagGTGTTCCAAGTAACACCAACCAGctttaaacacacactcacacactcacacacacacacacacacacacacacacacacacacacacacacacaaacacacacacacacaaacacacacacacacacacacacacacacagaatcaaGGCTTTTGTCAGGCACATAATGTGAGTCTTTTGGTTGTATTACCTCTTTCAGGTTATATTTCAGGGAGGTTTTTTCATATATCTTGGGTTATACTAAGGCCGTTTGATTGCTGTAAACACTACCATAGCAAATGAATGTTGATACTTGCTGATGCTTTGTAATCAAAAGGCCTGCACTGGTGATTTTGGAAACAAGGAGGTGCTTATTTAGGCCAAAGAAATGCATtcacttcagtgtgtgtgtgtgagtctctgtgtgtgtgtgtgtgtgtgtgtgtgtcagactgtTAAAATgtcctttgttatttttaatatcGTCCAACAGcaagtgtgtgtgcacgtgtgcgtCAGTGAGAATGCGTGTATGCGGGACACTCACAGTGTCTCCAGACTGTGTAAACCTTCAAAGCATCTTGAGCCCATGCTCCTGATGTGGTTGTTATGGAGATGCCTGGAAAAAGgacacaaatatttttcaaCAAATCAGAAAttcatttcttaaaaaaaaaaaaaaaaaaaaaaagtttccacaCTATTTCACCGCCGCCCTGTTCAGCTCAGCGgaacaaattatttttctggtaagctgaaaaaacaaactcaagagAGTTCAAGTGACACACGAAGATGCAACTTACAGTACAACAAGGGCGGAGAGGTTGGTAAATGCGTAATCTGGGATGTGTGTGATTTGGTTGAGCGCCAGCGTCATGGCCTGCAGGGAGGGCAGAGAGTCGAGGGCC from Archocentrus centrarchus isolate MPI-CPG fArcCen1 chromosome 7, fArcCen1, whole genome shotgun sequence encodes:
- the lgr6 gene encoding leucine-rich repeat-containing G-protein coupled receptor 6 → MQTGGQSGMPLVLLFLCVAGGVWGSTPGVWGYERIQDRQATAAAMCPSPCHCEEDGIFIMVDCSEMGLSSVPTNLSPLTTYLDLSMNNISKIQPRAFHRLHLLSELRISGNQLRYISGLALQGLHNLKVLMLQNNQLERLPDDAPWDLPNLLSLRLDANLLSVVPVEAFRGVRSLRHLWLDDNSLTEIPVMALDSLPSLQAMTLALNQITHIPDYAFTNLSALVVLHLHNNHIRSMGSRCFEGLHSLETLDLNYNDLQEFPVAIRTLSKLQELGFHNNNIKAIPERAFVGNPQLQTIHFYENPIQFVGKSAFQFLPKLHTLSLNGATQIQEFPDLKGTTSLEILTLTRAGLSALPLDLCEQLPRLRVLELSYNQIEDLPSFYHCSALQEIGLQHNQIRRIESSTFQQLTSLRALDLSWNMIERIHPDAFASLHSLIKLDLTENHLSSIPVVGLGGLTHLKLRGNTELYEAFSPDSFPHMRVIEMPYAYQCCVYGSCDSYKPASQWDSEQSSTNEDLHKRTVAMYPIHADTHYDPDLEEFQLEIEESKLQTSVQCTPTPGPFRPCDSLLGTWLVRVGLWCISLGSLLGNSILLLSLFGSSGYLSPLRFTVACMGASNLLTGVCTCTLALVDALTLGEFGHHGARWEGGPGCQATGWVWVFASEASVLLLTLAAVQCGVSVTCARAYGKSPSLGSVRTCALFCLALSLTLASLPLAGVGEYGSSPFCLPSPLPPPSSRLPSSLGFPLALIMMNTLCLLIVTGSHIRLYWELLRGECEGLWDCAMIKHVAWLIFTNGLLYVPVAFLSLCSLLGLLSLGEEVLKSVLLLLQPLPACLNPLLFLLFTRDHSQLYFWPRPKARTQLRRDRTLDSLVSVDTEKSSCSDSSTQVSLTDAMYGGGSSLQPRQDPIRFSHCSSTSSVPLIPCQIPPPTARDRERVTE